The following coding sequences are from one Candidatus Nitrohelix vancouverensis window:
- a CDS encoding transposase — translation MSVADKKKAYSRLSALQLAESLGNVTEACRQQGLSRAQFYQYKHRFKTHGLEGLEDLSPINRRHPLTTPPEVVDTIIQLSLENPQWGCVRLSDQLKLRDISVSSPTVQKILIQNRMGSKNQRLRKLEKNALNSKVDLTPEQVMILEKANPCFKERHRGYFRPGELLTQNTLLVGSLEGIGRVYAQTVIDICGSYAFGYLHVDKLPAHAAAILHRKVLPQYKEWGFEVKSIQTDSGREYRGKDYHPYKLYLALNEIRHCRLKGDHPSTNGGYIERFNRVVMDEFFRPKLKGTRYDSLEQLQNDFDLWLKHYNEERRHPGFPNKGKRPINIIRQFNRSIPQPG, via the coding sequence ATGTCAGTTGCAGATAAGAAAAAAGCATACAGCAGACTGAGCGCTCTTCAGTTGGCCGAGTCCCTTGGCAATGTCACCGAAGCCTGCAGACAGCAGGGCCTCTCGCGCGCGCAGTTTTATCAATACAAGCATCGCTTCAAAACGCATGGTCTGGAAGGGCTGGAAGATTTATCCCCCATCAATCGGCGCCATCCCTTAACAACGCCGCCTGAAGTTGTGGACACCATCATCCAGCTTTCACTGGAAAACCCGCAATGGGGGTGCGTTCGGCTTTCGGACCAACTCAAACTCAGGGACATTTCCGTTTCCAGCCCCACGGTGCAAAAGATTTTGATTCAGAATCGAATGGGATCAAAAAACCAGCGCCTGCGTAAACTCGAAAAGAACGCGCTGAACAGCAAAGTCGACCTGACTCCCGAACAGGTGATGATCCTGGAAAAAGCCAATCCCTGCTTTAAAGAAAGACATCGCGGCTATTTTCGTCCCGGTGAATTGCTAACGCAAAACACTTTGCTCGTCGGCTCCCTCGAAGGCATCGGTCGAGTCTACGCGCAAACCGTGATCGATATCTGCGGCTCTTACGCCTTTGGCTACCTGCACGTCGACAAACTGCCTGCGCACGCCGCCGCCATCCTGCATCGAAAAGTTTTACCGCAATACAAGGAATGGGGATTCGAGGTCAAATCGATCCAGACCGATAGCGGACGCGAATATCGAGGCAAGGATTATCACCCTTACAAGTTATATCTAGCTCTCAACGAGATACGGCACTGCCGCCTCAAGGGAGACCACCCCTCCACCAATGGGGGTTACATCGAACGATTCAACCGCGTCGTCATGGACGAATTCTTCCGCCCCAAATTGAAGGGGACGCGCTACGATTCACTCGAACAACTGCAAAATGATTTTGATCTCTGGCTGAAACATTACAACGAAGAACGTCGCCATCCCGGTTTCCCGAATAAAGGCAAACGTCCGATCAACATCATTCGGCAATTCAACCGTAGCATCCCCCAACCGGGCTAA